CTGCACGTGACCGAGCCTTCGTCGCATGTGGACTGGACGGCCGGTCACGTCGAACTGCTGACCGAGCCGGTCGAATGGCCGGAGCACGAGCACCCGCGTCGCGCGGGGATCTCGTCGTTCGGGGTGAGCGGCACCAACGCGCACGCGGTCATCGAGCAGGCACCGGCGGAGGAACCCGCCGAAGACCGGGCCGTGCCACCGATCTTCGCGGTGTCCGCGCGAACCGCCGTCGCCCTGCGTGCCCAGGCCGATCGGTTGCGCGCGCTGCTCGAGACGCCCGGCGCGCCGGAACCCGCCGTGGTCACCAGCGCGCTGGCCACCAGGGCTGCGCTCGAACACCGTGCCGTGGTTTTCGCCGAGGACCGGGAAAGCGTGCTGACCGGGCTCAACGCACTGGCCGACGGTGAAACCGCGTCGAACCTCCTGCAGGGACACGTGCAGGGTGAGATCGCCCCCGCGTTCTTCTGCCCGGACCTGGAAACTCCGCGATCGCTGGGCTGGTTGCTGGACGCGGAGCCCGCGTTCGCCATCGCTGTCGGGGAATGTGCCGAAGCGCTCGGTATCGAGCTGGCCGCACTGGTGCGCGCCGACACGATCGCCGACGAAATGGCGCGCCCGGTTTGGTGGGCGGTGCAGGTTTCGTTGGCGAAGCTGTGGGCCTCGTACGGGGTCGAGCCCAGCGCGGTCGGCGGAATCGGCGTCGGCGCGATCGCCGCCGCTTGCATCACCGGCGCGCTTTCACTGACCGAGGGTGCGGAACTGGCCGCCGCGCCGGAGGCGGGCCCGCCGGACGCACGGCCGCCTGCGTCCGGGCCCACCTGGTATCCCGCATCGCCGGACGGTTCCGTGGAGCAGGCCGTCAGTGCGATTCGTGCCGACGGGTTCGAGGTTTTCATCGAGCTGAGCCCGGCCGCGACGCCGCGGGTGGCGGACGCTGTCACGGACAGCGCGCTGGTCGCCGCGCCGGGGGCGGACTTTCACGCTTCGCTCGCCGGTGCCTACCTTCGCGGCGTCCGTGTGGACTGGGCGGCCGATGGTGCCCGGTCGGTCGACCTGCCCACCTATCCCTTCCAGCGCGAGCGGTACTGGGTGGATTCCCCGGCCGAGGCCGCGGCCGTCGACCCCGTGTCGGCCGGTCAGCTCGCGGCGGACCATCCCCTGCTCACCGCCGTGGTCGCGGAACCGGAGTCCGGCGGGGTCGTGCTCACCGGACGGCTGTCCGCGGCGACGCGGCCGTGGCTGGCCGACCACCGGGTGCTGGGTTCGGTGATCTTTCCCGGCACGGGTTTTGTGGAGCTGGCCGTGCGGGCGGGCGACCAGGCCGGTTGCCCGGTGCTGGACGAACTGACCCTGCTGACCCCGCTCGTGCTGCCGGAAACCGGCGCCGTGCGGATCCAGGTGGTCGTGGGCGGTGCGGGTGACGCCGGTGCCCGCGAGGTGCGTGTTTTCTCCCGCGCCGAGGGTGCGGCAGAGGACGAGCCATGGCTCCGCCATGCCACCGGAACGGTTTCGGCTGGTTCGCTGGAGGCCGTGGCCGAGCCGTGGCCGCCGATGAACGGGACGCCGGTCGACCTGACCGGGTTCTACGCGGGCCTGGCGGAGGTCGGCCTCGACTACGGCCCGGCGTTCCGCGGGCTCGAAGCGGCTTGGCAGGCGGACGATGCCGTGTTCGCCGAGGTGACACTGCCCGAGGGCGAGCGCGGCGGCGACTACGGCGTGCACCCCGCGCTGCTGGACGCCGCGCTGCACGCCGTTTCCCTGATGAGCACCGCCGACGACGGCGCGATGCTGCCGTTCGCGTGGTCCGGGGTGCGGTTGTTCGCGACCGGCGCCACCGCGTTGCGGGTGCGGATCCGGCCGGTCCGCGACGGTGAGTTCTCCCTCGAAGCCACCGATCCGGCCGGTGCCCCGGTGCTCTCGGTGTCCTCGCTGCTGCTTCGCCGGGCGTCCGCCGAACAGCTCGAAGGAAGCCGTCCTGGCGCGCCGGTGTTCGGCGTCGAGTGGGTCCCGCTGGCTGCCGCCGGTACCGGCCCGGTCGAGTACGGCACCTGGGACGAGCTGGATGGCGCGGTACCCGGCGTGGTGGCGCTGCCCGCCGGTGGTGGCGTCGACGCGGATTCGGTGCGCGCGGCGACCGCGCACGTGCTCGGGGTGCTCCAGTCCTGGGTGGCCGAGGAACGGTTCGCCGACTCGAAGCTGGTGGTGGTGACCCGGGGCGCGGCGGGCCTGCCCGGCGAGGACGTGTCCGATCTGGCCGGTGCCGCGGTCTGGGGACTGGTGCGCTCGGCGCAGTCGGAACACCCCGGCCGATTCGTGCTGCTGGACGCGGACGCCGGACTTTCCGCGGTGTTGCCCGCCACGCTCGCTTCGGACGAGCCGCAGGTGCTCGTCCGTGACGGTGTGGTCCACGCGGCCCGGTTGACCCGGGTTCCGGCCGATCGGAACGAACCGGCCGTCACGTTCGACGGCACGGTGCTGATCACCGGCGCGACGGGTGCGCTCGGCCGGGTCGTCGCCCGGCATCTGGTCGCCGAGCACGGGGTGCGGAGCCTGTTGTTGCTGGGGCGGCGCGGGATCGCCGCGCCGGGAATGGGTGAGCTGGTCGCCGAACTGGCCGGCGCGGGTGCCGCCGTCGAGGTGGTCGCCTGCGACGCGGCCGATCGTGACGCTCTGCGCGAGGTTTTGGCGGATGCGCCGGTGCGTGGTGTGGTGCACGCGGCTGGTGTGCTCGACGATGGAGTGTTGTCTTCGCTTACTCCGGAACGGCTGGAACGGGTGTTGCGGCCGAAGGTGGATGCGGCGCTGAACCTCCACGAGCTGACGGCGGATCTTCCGTTGACCGCGTTTGTGCTGTTCTCTTCGGCTTCCGGCGTTTTCGGCGCGCCGGGGCAGGGCAACTACGCGGCCGCGAACGCCTTCCTCGACGGGCTGGCCGAGCACCGGCGGGTCAATGGCCTGCCGGCGCAGTCGCTGGCTTGGGGACTGTGGTCGGGAAGCGGCGGGATGGGCGGCACGCTGGACGGTGCCGACCAAGCGCGGATCTCGCGCGGTGGTTTCCTCGGACTGTCCACTGAGGATGGCCTCGAACTGTTCGACACGGCCATGGGCGCCGCCCCGGCCGCGCTGGTGACGGCCAAGCTCGATCTCGCGGAGCTGCGAGCGCAGGGTGACGCGCTGCCGAGCCTCCTCCGCGGACTGGTGCCACCGGCCCGGCGGAACGCGGCTTCTGGTTCTGGTTCATCGCGGATCCTCGCGCTGCCGCCGGCCGAGCGCGAAGGCGCGGTGCTGGACCTGGTGCTGACCGTCGTGGCGAACGTGCTCGGTTACGCGTCTTCCGGTGCGGTGGAACCCGGACGCGCTTTCCGCGAACTGGGCTTCGATTCGCTGACCTCGGTCGAATTCCGCAACCAGCTCGGCGAGGCGATCGGCCTGCGGCTGCCGATGACGCTGGTGTTCGACTACCCGAACCCGGTGGCGCTGGCCCGTTTTGTGCTGGACGAGCTGAGCGGTTCGGCGCAGACGGCGGTGGCCGCCACCACCGTCGCCCCGATCACCGACGACGAGCCGATCGCGATCGTGTCGATGGCGTGCCGGTATCCGGGTGGGGTGCGGTCGCCGGAGGACCTGTGGGAACTGGTCGTTCAGGGCCGGGACGCGATCGGTGAGTTCCCGGCGGATCGCGGTTGGGATGTCGAGCGCCTTTTCGATCCGGATTCGGTGCGGCCGAACACCAGCTACGTCCGCCACGGCGGTTTTCTCTATGGCGCGGGGGAATTCGACCCGGAGTTCTTCGGCATCAGCCCGAACGAAGCGTTGATCATGGATCCGCAGCAGCGGTTGTTGCTGGAGGCGTCGTGGGAGTTGTTCGAGCGGGCGGGTATTGATCCCGGGTCGTTGAAGGGCAGTGCGACCGGGGTGTTCACCGGCCTGATGTACCACGACTACGCGGGCAGCACGAGCACGGGCGCCATCGCCTCCGGCCGGGTGTCCTATGTGTACGGGCTGGAAGGACCGGCGGTGACGGTGGACACGGCGTGTTCGTCGTCGCTGGTGGGGTTGCACCTGGCGGTGCAGTCGCTGCGGTCGGGGGAGTGCTCGCTGGCGCTGGCCGGCGGTGCCACGGTGATGGCCACGCCGGAACTCTTCGTGGAGTTCAGCAGGCAGCGCGGGCTGGCCAAGGACGGCCGGGCGAAGTCGTTCGCCGCGGCCACCGACGGAACGAGCTGGGGCGAAGGCGTCGGTTTGCTGTTGGTGGAGCGGTTGTCGGATGCCAGGCGGCTGGGGCATCCGGTGTTGGCGGTGGTGGCTGGTTCGGCGGTGAATCAGGATGGTGCGTCGAATGGTTTGACGGCGCCGAATGGTCCGTCGCAGGTGCGGGTGATCCGGCAGGCGCTGGGTTCGGCTGGTTTGTCTTCGTCCGATGTGGACGCTGTGGAGGCGCACGGTACTGGTACTTCGCTGGGCGACCCGATCGAGGCGCAAGCGTTGCTGACTGCTTACGGCCAGGAGCGGGATGAGCCGTTGTGGCTGGGTTCGATCAAGTCGAACATGGGTCACACGCAGGCGGCTGCCGGTGTCGCGGGGATCATCAAGATGGTGCAGGCGATGCGGCACGGTGTGCTGCCGAAGACCTTGCACGTGGACGAGCCGACTCCGCGGGTGGATTGGTCTTCTGGCGCCGTGGAGTTGCTGACCGAGTCTCGTGCGTGGCCGGAGCGCGGCCGTGCTCGTCGGGCCGGGGTTTCTTCGTTCGGTATCAGTGGTACGAACGCGCATGTCATCGTGGAAGAGGCTCCGGCGGATGGTTTGGCTTTCCTTTTCTCGGGTCAGGGCGCGCAGCGTCTGGGTATGGGCCGCGAGTTGTATGAGACCTATCCGGCTTTCGCTGCGGCTTTCGATGCGGTGTGTGCCGAACTCGACCCCTCGCTGCGTGAGGTCATCTGGGGCGACGATCCAGAGCTGTTGAATCAGACGGAGTGGGCTCAGCCGGGCCTCTTCGCTGTCGAGGTGGCGTTGTTCCGCCTGGTCGAGTCCTGGGGCATCCGTCCCGATTTTGTGGCAGGCCATTCGATCGGCGAGATCGCGGCGGCTCATGTGGCCGGTGTGCTGTCTCTTTCCGACGCGGCCGCCTTGGTCACCGCCCGAGGTCGGCTGATGCAAGCGCTGCCAACCGGTGGCGCGATGGTTGCTGTGCAAGCTTCCGAACAAGAGGTACTGCCCCTGCTGTCCGATCAAGTCTCGATCGCCGCCATCAACGGCCCGGAAGCCGTGGTCCTTTCCGGCGAGGAAGCCGCCGTTCTTGCGGTGGCGAACCAGCTGAGCGGCAAGTCCACGCGGCTGAAGGTCTCTCATGCGTTCCATTCGCCGTTGATGGAGCCGATGCTGGCCGAGTTCGCTGCTGTGGTGGAGCAGTTGTCACTTCGTGAAGCAGTGCTCCCGTTTGTGAGCAGTGCTCTCGAGGCTGACGTGACCAGCCCGGATTACTGGGTGCGACACGTGCGTGAGCCGGTGCGGTTCGCTGATGCGGTACGGGAGTTGGAGAGCCGGGGCGTGGCTCGATATGTGGAGTTGGGTCCGGCGGCGGTGTTGTCGTTGCTGGGGCCGCGGTGTGTGTCGGAGGGGACGTTCGAGGCGACGGCCGAGTTCATCGAGCGGGTACGTCCTCGCGCGGTTCCCTGGGTGCTCTCGGCCAAGAACGAAGAGGGACTGCGCGCCCAAGCGGCAAGCCTCCTTTCCTGGCCTGAAAACAACAACGCCGACGTCGCCTACTCGCTGGCCACGTCGCGCCCCAGTCTCGACCACCGAGCGGCGGTCGTCGGCACCAGCCGTGACGAACTGATCCAGGGACTTTCCGCCTTCGCCGCCGGACGCTCGTCCGCCGGAGTGGTCCGCGGTGTCGCGCGCGAGCACGGTGGAACCGCCTTTGTCTTTTCGGGTCAGGGTGCTCAGCGTCTGGGCATGGGTCGCGAGTTGTATGAGACCTATCCGGCTTTCGCTGCGGCTTTCGATGCGGTGTGTGCCGAACTCGACCCCAAATTGCGTGAGGTCATCTGGGGCGACGACTCGGATCTGGTGAACCAGACGGAGTGGGTTCAGCCGGGCCTGTTCGCTGTCGAGGTGGCGCTGTTTCGCCTGGTCGAGTCGTGGGGCGTCCGTCCTGATTTTGTTGCGGGTCATTCGATCGGCGAGATCGCGGCGGCTCATGTGGCCGGTGTGCTGTCGCTGTCGGATGCGGCCGCGTTGGTCACCGCGCGGGGACGCCTGATGCAGGCGTTGCCGACCGGCGGCGCCATGGTGGCCGTGCAAGCCTCCGAACAGCAGGTGCTGCCCCTGCTGTCCGATCAGGTGGCGATCGCCGCGATCAACGGCCCGGAGGCTGTGGTCCTTTCCGGCGAGGAAGCCGCGGTCCTCAAGGTCGCGGATGCGTTGGGCTGCAAGAAGACCCGGCTCAAGGTCTCTCATGCGTTCCATTCGCCGTTGATGGAGCCGATGCTGGCTGAGTTCGCTGCTGTGGTGGAGCAGTTGTCACTTCGTGAAGCAGTGCTCCCGTTTGTGAGCAGTGCTCTCGAAGCTGACGTGACCAGCCCGAATTACTGGGTGCGGCATGTTCGCGAGCCGGTTCGGTTCGCTGATGCGGTGCGCCTGCTGGAAGAGCGCGGTGTGACCACGTTCGTGGAGGTGGGGCCGGATGCGGTGCTCAGCAGCCTCGGCGGCTTCACCCCGCTCCAGCGCAGGAACAAGTCCGAGGAACTCGAACTCGTCACCGCCGTCGCGAACATCCACACCCGCGGCGTCCCCGTCGACTGGCACGCTTTCCACGACGGCCGCGCCCGCCGAGTCGACCTGCCCACGTACTCCTTCCAGCACCAGCGCTACTGGCTCAACACCCAGGACTACTGGCGCGACGCCTGGGCCGGTTCCACCAGCGGTCTCGGCGACGTGACCTCCGCCGGGCTCGAAGCGGCCGAACACCCCCTCCTGGGCGCGGTCGTGCCCGGCGCGGAGTCGGACACCGTGGTGTTGACCGGAAAGGTGTCCCCGGCCACCGACTCCTGGCTGGCCGACCACGTGGTGCTCGGCTCGGTCGTCTTCCCCGGCACCGGGTTCGTCGAGCTGGCGATGCGGGCCGCCGACCAGGTCGGTTGCACCGTTCTCGGCGAGCTGACCCTCGAAGCGCCACTGGTACTGCCCGACGACGGCGTCGCGCTGCAGGTCGTGGTCGGTGAACCCGGCCCGTCCGGCGCCCGCCCGGTGAGCATCCACTCGCGGGACGCCGACCTGCCGTGGGTCCGGCACGCGACCGGCACTCTCGCGGACGAGGCTCCGGTTACACCGGCGACTTGGTCACTGCCGACCGGGACGCCGATCGACCTGACCGGCTGGTACGCGAACCTGGCCGAAGCTGGACTCGACTACGGCCCGGTGTTCCGCGGCCTGCAGTCGGCCTGGCGAACGGACAC
The genomic region above belongs to Amycolatopsis sp. YIM 10 and contains:
- a CDS encoding type I polyketide synthase; its protein translation is MADDGKLLDYLKKVTTDLRQTRRRLQEAESATQEPIAIIGMSCRYPGGVRSPEDLWRLVADGRDAIGPFPGDRGWDLGALFSTEPDRSGSSYAHEGGFVDGADEFDAAFFGISPKEALAMDPQQRLLLELSWEAFERAGIDPHTQRGNRVGVFAGTGSQDYEQLLNAHPDLSEAYGGTATSAAVLAGRVSYTFGLEGPAVSVDTACSSSLVALHLAAQALRQRECGLALAGGVMVMATPGVFVGFSRQGGLAVDGRCKSFSDNADGTAWGEGAGLLVLERLSDAQRNGHRVLAVVRGTAVNSDGASNGLTAPNGPSQQRVIRQALANAGLSASEVDAVEAHGTGTTLGDPIEAQALLATYGQGRTADRPLWLGSLKSNLGHTQAAAGVGGVIKMVQAMRHGLLPKTLHVTEPSSHVDWTAGHVELLTEPVEWPEHEHPRRAGISSFGVSGTNAHAVIEQAPAEEPAEDRAVPPIFAVSARTAVALRAQADRLRALLETPGAPEPAVVTSALATRAALEHRAVVFAEDRESVLTGLNALADGETASNLLQGHVQGEIAPAFFCPDLETPRSLGWLLDAEPAFAIAVGECAEALGIELAALVRADTIADEMARPVWWAVQVSLAKLWASYGVEPSAVGGIGVGAIAAACITGALSLTEGAELAAAPEAGPPDARPPASGPTWYPASPDGSVEQAVSAIRADGFEVFIELSPAATPRVADAVTDSALVAAPGADFHASLAGAYLRGVRVDWAADGARSVDLPTYPFQRERYWVDSPAEAAAVDPVSAGQLAADHPLLTAVVAEPESGGVVLTGRLSAATRPWLADHRVLGSVIFPGTGFVELAVRAGDQAGCPVLDELTLLTPLVLPETGAVRIQVVVGGAGDAGAREVRVFSRAEGAAEDEPWLRHATGTVSAGSLEAVAEPWPPMNGTPVDLTGFYAGLAEVGLDYGPAFRGLEAAWQADDAVFAEVTLPEGERGGDYGVHPALLDAALHAVSLMSTADDGAMLPFAWSGVRLFATGATALRVRIRPVRDGEFSLEATDPAGAPVLSVSSLLLRRASAEQLEGSRPGAPVFGVEWVPLAAAGTGPVEYGTWDELDGAVPGVVALPAGGGVDADSVRAATAHVLGVLQSWVAEERFADSKLVVVTRGAAGLPGEDVSDLAGAAVWGLVRSAQSEHPGRFVLLDADAGLSAVLPATLASDEPQVLVRDGVVHAARLTRVPADRNEPAVTFDGTVLITGATGALGRVVARHLVAEHGVRSLLLLGRRGIAAPGMGELVAELAGAGAAVEVVACDAADRDALREVLADAPVRGVVHAAGVLDDGVLSSLTPERLERVLRPKVDAALNLHELTADLPLTAFVLFSSASGVFGAPGQGNYAAANAFLDGLAEHRRVNGLPAQSLAWGLWSGSGGMGGTLDGADQARISRGGFLGLSTEDGLELFDTAMGAAPAALVTAKLDLAELRAQGDALPSLLRGLVPPARRNAASGSGSSRILALPPAEREGAVLDLVLTVVANVLGYASSGAVEPGRAFRELGFDSLTSVEFRNQLGEAIGLRLPMTLVFDYPNPVALARFVLDELSGSAQTAVAATTVAPITDDEPIAIVSMACRYPGGVRSPEDLWELVVQGRDAIGEFPADRGWDVERLFDPDSVRPNTSYVRHGGFLYGAGEFDPEFFGISPNEALIMDPQQRLLLEASWELFERAGIDPGSLKGSATGVFTGLMYHDYAGSTSTGAIASGRVSYVYGLEGPAVTVDTACSSSLVGLHLAVQSLRSGECSLALAGGATVMATPELFVEFSRQRGLAKDGRAKSFAAATDGTSWGEGVGLLLVERLSDARRLGHPVLAVVAGSAVNQDGASNGLTAPNGPSQVRVIRQALGSAGLSSSDVDAVEAHGTGTSLGDPIEAQALLTAYGQERDEPLWLGSIKSNMGHTQAAAGVAGIIKMVQAMRHGVLPKTLHVDEPTPRVDWSSGAVELLTESRAWPERGRARRAGVSSFGISGTNAHVIVEEAPADGLAFLFSGQGAQRLGMGRELYETYPAFAAAFDAVCAELDPSLREVIWGDDPELLNQTEWAQPGLFAVEVALFRLVESWGIRPDFVAGHSIGEIAAAHVAGVLSLSDAAALVTARGRLMQALPTGGAMVAVQASEQEVLPLLSDQVSIAAINGPEAVVLSGEEAAVLAVANQLSGKSTRLKVSHAFHSPLMEPMLAEFAAVVEQLSLREAVLPFVSSALEADVTSPDYWVRHVREPVRFADAVRELESRGVARYVELGPAAVLSLLGPRCVSEGTFEATAEFIERVRPRAVPWVLSAKNEEGLRAQAASLLSWPENNNADVAYSLATSRPSLDHRAAVVGTSRDELIQGLSAFAAGRSSAGVVRGVAREHGGTAFVFSGQGAQRLGMGRELYETYPAFAAAFDAVCAELDPKLREVIWGDDSDLVNQTEWVQPGLFAVEVALFRLVESWGVRPDFVAGHSIGEIAAAHVAGVLSLSDAAALVTARGRLMQALPTGGAMVAVQASEQQVLPLLSDQVAIAAINGPEAVVLSGEEAAVLKVADALGCKKTRLKVSHAFHSPLMEPMLAEFAAVVEQLSLREAVLPFVSSALEADVTSPNYWVRHVREPVRFADAVRLLEERGVTTFVEVGPDAVLSSLGGFTPLQRRNKSEELELVTAVANIHTRGVPVDWHAFHDGRARRVDLPTYSFQHQRYWLNTQDYWRDAWAGSTSGLGDVTSAGLEAAEHPLLGAVVPGAESDTVVLTGKVSPATDSWLADHVVLGSVVFPGTGFVELAMRAADQVGCTVLGELTLEAPLVLPDDGVALQVVVGEPGPSGARPVSIHSRDADLPWVRHATGTLADEAPVTPATWSLPTGTPIDLTGWYANLAEAGLDYGPVFRGLQSAWRTDTEVFAEVRLPAGAEDTGFGLHPALLDACLHTIGLLDQHDTPVLPFAWTGVRWYATGAAAVRVRVTRTGPSSVALSIEDEQGRPVAEVESLALRAVSAEQLAEARRGLHESLFQVDWSPLPPADAAPVPVQTWDSLNGVVPEVVVLPGGGTGEPVSLVVGRVLTVLQTWLEDDRFASSTLVVSTREAVSLAGEGVSDLAAAAVWGLVRSAQSEHPGRFVLVDVDAKSELSAVLPAVVRSGEPQVAVRDGVPHLARLVRVPDEPTEPAEHFGPEGTVLITGGTGALGALVARHLVEARGVRSLLLAGRRGSAAPGVDELVAELTGLGAAVSVVACDAADRDALREVLADAPVRGVVHAAGVLDDGVLSSLTPERLERVLRPKVDAALNLHELTADLPLTAFVLFSSAAGVLGAPGQANYAAANAFLDGLAEHRRAEGLPAQSLAWGLWSGSGGMSGDADRQRMNRSGVDGLDAEEGLALFDTATRMDTPVLVPMRLDVKAFADGDFPAMLRTLVPTRRRRAADSGAAVATRARLAELSESDRAAALLDLIRAEAAALLGHAGPDAIDPGRAFTELGFDSLTSVEFRNALNGATGLNLPPTLVFDHPNGQALATHLGALLGDSGGDADPDEEIRRVLRSIPLDLLRETGLLGRLLELGGGGGAPVLNTDDAIDEMDADSLIGLALEGLDSDASHPA